Genomic DNA from Macadamia integrifolia cultivar HAES 741 chromosome 6, SCU_Mint_v3, whole genome shotgun sequence:
gagtggaccagtgcattccagacccaaaggttgagaatgtaGATCGGTTGACACTttggttatgtttaatggttagtgatgtaatattgattttaattttattgacgttacatgcattaattaaatattgaatagATTATTCTTCCTTaagttgaaccattaaactgaatgtctttaaaagtggttTGAGAATATGAACATCTACATATGCCTCagagacctagttttctatactaggaaaaccaaatcaatagtttagttatatgcttttaaagcaaatatttttaccctaaaaggtattggatagttgatcaatggcaatagtgTGGATGAGGGTTTCATAACTATGACCATAGGTTGTAGGTTTATTTAatatgttatttttgtattccgattgaatcaattcggattggttaggttggattagtatcgattttgatcaatccaataccaagttcttaaacactgtcattgttctttgaaaacctatttatgaatattaattgataaatgtttagttttcttttgttttttggcttatgtgaacaagtttatatgtatgtcacatttaacgaattgtgttctccaataaattgattaatttatgactggtcgaaccaagtgggGGGATAAAATtatggatcttaagctattttatgtagctcgaccagtgggaggataaattcgatatactaggttgctagtgggaggatgttactagtagaatgtcagtatactaggttgctagtgagagaataaattcagtgtactatattgttttacatgcaaaagaactattttgagttttgcattgatttattaatttcattatattgaagaattatttatggctgaaatatatgtaagttcatattcatgtcattttgtacttgtatgttttgtttgaaacattctatgatggataaatatgttagaattaaactgaGTGTGAGCTTCTGCACATTTTGtgctgcacagtatatttctaggaagctatgaaaggattgggtggaatccaccaaagtgacacatcctattctttcatagttttttcaagCGTAGCAAAGTTGCTGATATTTGctcaaaggtgatgtcacccaagttaaagaaaatacatgcatgaaaaggactataacttagaggtttctaagcccatatgtgataaaaataattatattttcacagtaaatttggatttacaagaggaccagtgcattcttagcccaaatgataggaatgtagttacggttaTGGCTCTTGTGTattttatctgctagatgtataTTTATTACGTAGTATATCTGTTAGatatacatattaaattttttagcctggttatttggtgtgtatatTTTATACCTAAGgtttttagggttacttgatctggttttagttCTCCAGGAACCCAAACATGTGTTGTTGCTGTTCAAAGCACAATCGAAGGGAAATATGaacaattttgttaccctattaagtttataatgattttggagtaattttggaatgattttgtcttaaatcttgttctctaaattatttatgtatatttatgcttcatttgtttgtgttgtccctagttaattaaaaaacatattaaagcatatacttctgtacatatattcatctcaaatgtgaaaaacatgataggaatgagtgaaacccaccaaagtggtacattcagttcaattgtgtgtttttcaaggtaaatgtgacatttgtcGAAAGGTAGTGTCacccaagtttatcgacaaagtgctcaagagccatgttttctgacattggtgttattgaggtttttgatatgcttaGTTAGTGgaagttttatgatctcatttaactaaagatatcatggtggtGACAATCAAAGTTTAAAGACGGTAAAAATCAAAGTTTAAAGGCGGTGTCTTTTAAGGTTTATTAgcagtgcttagccaaagtaattAACGATAAGTCAAAGTAATTAACGATATTTCATCATAATTTATGATGAACGATAGTATTTAgtcaaagtttgtgatttatggctATATTTAACCCAAGTCCAAGGAAGTGGTGGTTTATCACAGGCagtttgccaaagtttgtgatttatggtggtatttaacataaatccatAGTATTGGTGATTAACCACAGACAATTTGTCAAAGTTTGTaatttatgatgatatttaaCTTAAATCCATGAAAGTGGCGAttagccataggcggtatgccaaagtaagttattaatttaggaaaatAACGATTTAcctaagtgttgattaatatcaaagtttacacctgtgaggttttcaaggtaggctgatctttagatcaggaaatgacctataaggaaatgtatgtttcatgtgatcacaggtatgatatcaattccttatatatatatatgtttccaggtgatttggattgatagttttctattgtttgtaacattaaATAGTTATAtgtcgtatattgaggtgtattttctactgttgttcaacagtagaaattattgattgaatcaaagtttatttgagtggtgttcagtattgggattatttggtcaggtgtcaatggaaagacatcagtattagtgtagcccaagtggaagattgttaggatttttatatgggcttaactgatactgaTTGATTCATTGGACCCAaacaattatagacccactctgattaggaaactcctaactctttccattgtgagagtagAATAgtgttttagggattctattataaatagaatactgatggtCCCTGCAGtcattacttaatgccttattgatTTTGAGAGTACAGTTTTCTCACAATAGCAaatgcacagaaagagaggaaaccctagagtaagaagctacagaagatctcagtagggACTCCACTTATGTAGTTCGTTATGTCATCTTCAAGGGaataatgtttaaccacatggaaCAGAGATTCATGATCTATATTCATGGGgtttctaaacttacacaggtatttctctattcccatttatgatttatgtcatggatgtcccattaattattatagatattgtaaatctatatggttatgtattttaagatctatgaaggAAGTAatttattgatcttggtttaggaACTATATCCATagttaaatatcttttatgattcttgtattctaatactatagggttattcatatgtttaatatgataAATAATCCCCAACATATAGTACTTTGTTATTGGAGGGGTTTTGAGGTTTTCATAATATTTGAGTTTTCATCAACATAATAAGATATGTCTCCATCTATATATACAGTATTCTGTCaacatactctctctctctctctctctctctctctctctctctctctctctctctctctctcttcctcctcctccttttctgTTTTGACCGTTGTATACAAATAGTATTACAAAACCGTGCTTAGTGAGCTTAGACTTTGTCTCCCAAAGGGTCAGTCTGTGTACAATCAGACAGAGATTAGAGGTTGTTTTATCTAGAAGGTAAAACGCAGGAATCCCCAATTGTACTTCTATAGGGGGAAAGTATCATCTTCTGATATGACTCAACCTATTTTGATTTGCTTGCTTCAACATCAGTGCCAGTTTACTCCAATAATTTGTCTTTTACAATCTAGAAATACTTCCCAACTGAACAACAATCTTTTAGTTCATTATCAGGTACACTTTTCTAATAATTGTTGGTGATTGGGGACCTGCAAACATTGTCTACATGTCTACAGTCATTCcttagaaaatattattttgtggGTTTTGTGGTTTTGATTATAAGATAAATTAGCAATTTCATGTATACAGCATAATGATGTATGACATAACTGTTTTGGAAATACTTCTTGGGTAGTCTCTGGGTTTAGAGTGGTAACTATAACATTTTCGGAAGTTATACCAACACTAAGGAGTGGAGGCATAAAATAACGGTTTTGGAAAGCAGTCCCATGGCAAATTAGGCATCAGAAATGACATAAATGGGACGTGGAAATCTATTTATATTAATAAGTAGAAATCCTATTTATATCAATTTAGGTATTATAACAACATATATAGAGTTTTCAAAGGTAGACGGAGGGTGTGCTTGTTTAGCCCTGAGGGCCTATCCGGAATGGCTTATGTAGAGCCTTGGAGTTTCTGCTACAGTTCGGGCACAGTTCCAACTTATGGAGaagcaaaattcaaattctcattcatctaaaaaaaaaaaaaaattcaaattctccCCTTTATaggagccgagctgtgtactctgatggtttttgatgatttcctgtatatacttgatatttgaaatttattctttttgtgtatatatcatgccttcgggcccaaatgtatatatttattgtatcacaattcgggtatcaagtatataggatttattcacaggtaaaaaacttagtcttccgctgatctgatgaatttatgttagtgtgtatatgctgtggtggaatacagtatctgatgatcctgacaggttcgggttaaccggtgttaactcggtcaccgctccggttcagtgtgaacggggtgtgacaggtatgctttcatttcctctttttaatTTGCTCCTTATCATATTCAAGATCTCTTTTCATGCTACCTTCAGTTGTTGTacttagtattttttttattttgtaggtTGTCTTGACACCTCCCCATCTCAACATTGTCATGGAATATGCCGCAGGTTGATGTCTTGCTCTTCGAACAAATCTGCACCGCTAGAAGTTTTAGTGAGGATGAGGTTTAATCTCTGTCTCTGCTGGTTTCCTTTCTAAGCTTCTTCTTTCCAAAATAATTTAACCATTCTTCTTTACATTTTTAGGCCAAATATTTCTTTCAACAACTTATCTCAAGTATTAGTTTCTGTCATTCAATCATAAAAGACTCAAATTCCTTTTATAAgttctttattctctctctctctctctctctctctctctctctctctctctctctctctcacacacacacacacaattcaATTCAGTTTTCTCTGTACTCCAGCAAATTTGCTATCGAGACTTGAAGCTGGAGAATACTCTGATGGATGAAAGCCCAGGTCCTTGCCTAAAAATATGTGATTTTGAATGAAGATCAAATCATTTCAAAATCCTATGGTTCTTGGACCGCCATTGAAGTTGTTTCGACTTTAGACTACTTGAGCTGCTGCGCAGAGATGGGACGGTAGATATATAGGCAGAAAGTCAGAGAGAGTGAGGTAGATAAATGTCGTTGGTTGAACTGCCCTTATCTTCCCTCTTCAAGGTTGTGAAGGTTGGAGGGGCGGACTGCTCGAGCTCCTCTTCTTAGGTTGTGAAGGTTTTGTTCCTCTGGTTGTAAATAGATTGTTGTTTTTTAGGTTTTAATAAAGTCAAGGGTAAATGAGTAAAGTCACATTTAATGGGTGCATCATTACTTAATGGGTTAGACTAACAACATGGGtgtgtttgttattttttaacgCTAGAGGGGATGTTTGtgtcattttcttaaaaaaCGGAGGATGTTGATTTAAGGGTGAAGTTTAGGGGGTGACAGTTtaattttcccttatttctttctttctttttttctgtcttttcttcctcatctttcctCCCATTCTTGGTTGGTACTTAAaggtaggggaggggagtgtgtTGTCGAAATTAGGGGTTtcaggcctttttttttttttttggtattttgagGGAAAAACTTTTGGGAACAATATCTTTCAATCTAACAGTTAGATATTGACGGCCCAGATATCACTGGAAAGTTTTCACGCGTACTATCTAACAGTTAGATATTGACGACCCAGATATCGCTGAAAAGTTTTCACGCGTACTATCTGATTATAAGTACATTAGAAGTAATTTATGTGGGTAGTCAAGATATAAGTTCCCTTTTTGTAGGAGGTTTGCAAATCAAATTTTCAGGTTGGACTGATGACAAATTATGTTGTATTGACATCCTGCATAGATTATGGAATTTTTGCTCGACTCAGAAgggtaaaatatttatttttgctcAACTCCAAAgggtaaaatatttattttctagtGTACGTATTTTTGGGTCACTACTAGTCTTATTTGTGAGGATTCTTTAATAGTAAATTTCAGTATATacactttttttctctctctcttgcacgATTCTTATTTGTGGAAATCCTTTCATGATTTAGTAACAAGTTAAGACgtttttttcctatttagtGGGAAGAAGAAtccccacacacccatgcacacACACGCTCTCTATCTCTCCTTTCATAAATTACcccaatatatattttttttcctttcgttTATCTTTGTTTCTCACATTAACGAAACgtaaaaattacatgattacccacttctgggtttctcttaacaaaattacccatcaaaagtttcagttaacaaaaatacccaaaattaggtttccctttacaaaattacccacttaaaatttaagttaacaaaaatacctaaaattgagtttgggtctACAAAACTACCTACTCAAAGTTTTAATCAtagaaaaatacatgattatatgtagatgatgaagaatcattattttgggtagttttgtaaacccaaacctgattttggatatttttgttaactaaaactttgggtgggtagttttgtaagctcaaacataattttgagtatttttattaaccaaaactttttgtggataattttgtaaagtaaaatccaaaaataggtaatcatgtaattttcccttaacAAAACCCTATCTTATCACATATTTTTCTTACCCTATCCTTGGGAGCGCCATTGACCAGCCTactttgaagatttgaataTCCATCTGGTCAACATTCAATAACAAAATCACTGCAAATGGTCTACAGTTCGAGCTACTCTCCTTCCTCCCCTTTTCTTTaaattctaggcttagatctaaaATATCCACGCAAGGTATTACGGCAGGATGAGGTGGACATCCAAATCGACCCCCCTCATCCCTATATATAACCACTAGCAAGGTTTAGCCAGCTAAGCTGGCCACACTCCACATGTTGGGCTGGCATGACCAAGGCCCAAACTCGATTATTTGGGTACAAAACTAAAATGATTCCACGCATTCCCATGTAGTCGTACACCTTCACCAATAAGTAATTTATTAAACCAGTAATCACGGCACCAAGGCATGTACCCGTCCCCATTTGGGGTTCCAAAAGTTTAGAGCATTACATAACGAGAATGTAATTACTTAGGCCCTTTTagtatcatttttcattttttattttttgttcatagATTGGCTGCATTTGGTCTTAtttatgaaatttatttttattaaaatattggtaaaacataaaaatcaaaatgagaTCAAGATTCATTTATGTATTAtggtcaaaattgattttcaaatatttttgcatttaacTTTAATGAGAAAAtgcttaaagtcccaatattgggggggtaaagtagtcatttacTTTACAATTAGAAATCCAAACCCCTTGCCCcatcttcttcaatccaaaatggaaaaaaagagTTATCAAGTAGATGGGTGAAGAAgccattttgcacatagagatactaaaccatttttatgttttgataaaaaaaaatggtttttattaATGACTTTTGTTAATtaggtaacaaaaaaaaaaatgatccgaAGAGTGCTAGTTGAAtccatttaaaatatatttgatGAACACATATCAAATGTAAAATATCCAATGAGAGAGAGacgaaaaatgataccaaagagggctagttgaatccatttaaaataaatttgatgaACACATATCAAATGTAAAATatcccagagagagagagagagagagagagagagagagagagagagagagtagcttATTTGATCGTGCCAATGCTACAAGGTTTGAATGTCATTGGAAGGGAAGGTCAAGGGCAACCAACATCTTTGAAGACTCAATTCGAACACTCACATCTCGCTAGGGTAGTACCTAGGGCTCGGttcattattttcttctatcgatttgaagttttgaacaCTCGTAGTGAGGCTCGAATATTAACCataataaaagaaggaaagagtgGAAAAGATGGGGAAAAGTGGGTTTACAATGTGGGACAATAATAtaatttggtatcatttttctttttgatttttgttcacaaaaacaGTTTTGATTGcatttgatatcatttatggagcttatttttattttaaaaaaattttgataaaatgcaaatgcaaaaaagagatcaagagtcatttatgtgttttgaccaaaattgattttcagttatttttatGTTGAATTTTAATGAGCATATGCTTAACGTCCTAATATGGATGGGTAAAGTAATTATTTGTTACGTAATTAGAAATTCAAGTCCCTTGCCCCATTTTTTTCAGttcaaagtgaagaaaaagaGTTATaaagaagatgggtgaaggaaacATCTCTTcacttattttttcaaaaaattattttacacaTGGAggtaccaaactatttctcaataaaaacaattttttctCAAGTAGTTATAGTAGTtaacaaaccatttttatgttttgataaaagatgattttcatcaatgatttttgttaaattggtaaaaacagaaaagaaaataataccaAAAACGGCGTAAAATGCGTTTAATACCACGAAGCCAAATGAACTTGCTTATTTTACTTCCGGGTGAACTGATTCTAATCTAATGGACGTAACAAATTAGATGAAGTaaaactagtttttttttttttgtttcgagtGTGTAAAGGTAACCTGGTCGATATCTCAGATGGCCAGTTAGCAAAGTGAGAAGTCGATCTCGACCTGTTCTCACACCCCAAAGTGGAGGTTTGTCTGCAAAGTAGAGcctagagagagggagagagagggagagagggagagagggagagagagagaaaaaataactGCAAACATCTATCACACTGCTACAAATTTTTGTGACgttcttcttattctctctctcctccgcGCTTTCCTTTATTGCTAGTATCAttattcctttttatttctctctcctccctaaccACTTGTACCTTTCTTCAATCACCGGTGACTGCAACTGTTCTTCACTaggtgccttttttttttgtcgacATTATATACTTTTCCCATCCCCGTGGGTGGATATCTCGGAGTCGAATGGCCAGTGAGTGAAGTAAGCAGCCGATCTCGATTCTCGACCGGTTCTCTCACACTTCGGAGGGAGGAGTTTTgagtattttcaaaaatttcactCAGTTTCGCACCAAGTACAGTCTCTAGCGAACTGAAcacagaaagaaaaagaagagagagagagcgagagggaTGGAGGTTAGAACTCGCGCTCCTgggaaaatcattttttcagGTGAGCACGCTGTGGTCCATGGATCTACAGCCATAGCAGCTTCCATCGATCTCTACACTCGAGTTGCTCTGCAGATATCGAGCGATTCAGGTACGatagtttaaaaaaatctcTGCATCTTATCTCACAACAATTTGTTCTTTTGGCATTTTTATCTGAGAAGAATTTCAAGTACTTACTCATCACATTTCCAATCATTCCATATTGCgccttgatcttttttttttttctctctctctctttaattgGTAATAAATGGATCCagttctctgtttttcttttctctactGGTATCCCTCATAGATGTCTATCAAACTCAAAAGGACGAATGAAATAGTTGAATAAAGGGTGAATGGAATAATTGAATAAAGGTTTTAATTTTCATGTTCTGAGATATTTGATGACTATTGTCCCTAAATGCCTTCTGCTTCTCAATTTATATGGTACATGCACTCATCTAATTTTGGGTTTACTCTTAGTtgcattttctaaaaaaatcccctttttcatccttctttttggCAGAGAATGGTGAAGGCTTACTAAAACTTCAGCTCAAGGACATGGGATTAGAATTTTTATGGTCAATCAGAAGAATTAGGGAGATGCTTCCTGACCTGAGTGCTCCCCTTCCCTCACAGCCAATGGCATGTTCCTCAGAATCTATGGAATCTATTGCTGTTCTTGTCGAGGAACAGAGTATCCCAGAGGCAAAAGTGGGACTTGCTTCTGGAATTTTGGCTTTCCTCTGGTTGTACACTTCAATCCAAGGGTATGTATCATTCCCTTTTCTAAACTAGACCTGTCCCATATTCCCAGTTTTCCCTTCATTTATTTTGATCTTGATTTGGTtccctttttatctttttcagtTTGAAGCCTGCAACAATTGTGGTCACTTCTGATCTTCCTTTTGGTGCGGGTTTAGGTTCTTCTGCTTCATTATGTGTTGCACTCTCTGGTGCTCTGCTTGCACTGTCAGATGTTACTAATTTGGATCTCAGCTCACAAGGATGGTTAACATTTGGTGAAAGCGAGCTCGATTTAGTAAACATGTGGGCTTTTGAAGCTGAAAAAATAATTCACGGCAAGCCGTCTGGACTAGACAACACTGTGAGCACATTTGGTATGCGATCTTTATGAGCAATTTAAATGATACTGATCTTCTTGTTCATCCCTTTGTTTCCCTTTGTGTTTAAGTACTTTTTCTATCCCTCTTTACTAAAATATATGGGACCAGTATACACTGGCCAATTAAAAATTTCCCTGTCCTAACATATTTGTGGTTGTGTGTGAGTCGGTTTTTTGGGTTAGATGGCTTTTCTGCCAGGTGGGGTTATTTATTGGTGCCCAAACTTTTAAACATGTCCTCATTATCATCTATTCATGTTTGATTAGATGATTTGGAAATTGTTTGTAACAGTCAATTATCGTTTGAAGAATGGAGGCAAATCTAATCTATCAAGAGAAAATGAGCATACGTAACATGACATGTactatttgataaaaaaaataatagtgtAAGCCCAGGGCGATTTGGCAAAGAAAAAGTACTCAAATGAAGAGTTGGATTGAAAGATCAAAGTAAATATAATAAGCATAACAAGCATTTGTTCTTGGTTATAATTGCATTATGATTAAGTTATCAATGCGACAAataagattaaaaataaaataaaaaaaattccgtAAGGGGAAAACCCCAGTGTTCATATGGTTGAGATACGTCACTAAATTCGTACATGATGCCTATTGAGGGGATGCCCGTCTAGCCAACTGTCACACATGCCCAAATGGTTACTCCATGTAGGAGAAATAGGCGATCAGCCAGAATGGCTTCTGCCAGTGCAGCTCTGCCTCATCGTTTGACCTTTTCCCCTTAATTATATGACTTTtaactttttgtttttcttgtcaATGTTATTGTATGAATAATGCAGCATTGTTCTTATTTGCAAGAGGATTTCTATATTTTGAGCTAGATTGTATTATGTTTGGTACAGGCAACATGATCATGTTTAAGTCGGGTAAATTGACCTGCATCAAGTCTGGTATGCCACTCAGAATGCTCATTACTAACACAAAAGTTGGGAGGAACACAAAAGCATTAGTTGCTGGTGTTTCTGAGAGGACCTCTAGGCACCCAGATGCCATGAATGCTGTGTTTTCTGCTGTTGATTACATCAGCAAAGAACTCTCCACAATTATTCAGTCGCCTGTTCATGATGACCTGTCTGTAActaagaaggaagagaagattgAGGAGCTGATGGAGATGAATCAAGGTCTGCTCCAATGCATGGGGGTCAGCCATGCTTCTATAGAAACTGTACTTCGAACAACTTTGAAGTACAAATTGTCTTCTAAGCTGACAGGGGCAGGAGGTGGAGGCTGTGTTTTGACATTTTTGCCAGCACGTATCCaaattttaatgtattttgCATTTTTAACATTTATCATTACTGCCATTCTTTTCAATGGGCTAGTATTCAATTTCTTTCTCAATAAACACTGTAAGTGGCAGGACTTTTATACCCTACCGCTGAGCATatcataattttctttcttgtaacaTTTCTGATGGACTGATTAAACTAGTCTTAATAATTGTGTCTGTCAAAACTGCAGGTATTGCCTGACTTAGGTAGTATATTGTTTAACTTGGATAGGAACTATGGATTTCTGCCATGTTTAACTTATGGTTGCATCCCTGTTATGATACATCTGCATATGCTCTCTGTCTGCTCTATTCCCTATTTCTGCTGATTGTCTTCCCACTTACTGTAATTGAATGAAATCCCTACTTGTTCACTCAATGTTTTGGTTTAGATGAACCATGAAAGGCACTTCAAGATGGAAATGCAATGGAAATAGATAGTAGAATGTATAAATTAAAGCCAAGATAAACTTGGAGTCTAAGGGCAATCGTAGTTGCAAAATGACCACTATTGGGTTTGTGAAAATGAACTGTGCCCACTGATGCTTTGTGTCGTGAATAATGCCTACTGTCTAAATCCCACCTCAGATCCTTAGGACCGAAATTAGTCCAGTAGAAACATCTACAATGATTTCAATAGTATGATCTAGTTTGGCACAAACAAGTTGTAGCAATAAAAAGCAGGAAAGGGTTTTTCTGAGCATATATCTAGAGTCACAGAAACATAAAGAAGACTCTGAAGAATCATGCCTTTCAAATTAGAGAGGGATCTTAAtttctacaaaagaaaaaaaatcaataaagacTTCATTCATTAGGTTTTTTAGGTTGAGGTACATGGACTATGTATTGAATTTTTGTCTAACAGTCAACTATGAGTAATAACGGAAGAATGGGACTTTATACCATATGTTTTGGAaaggtttggattttttgaTCTGGTGACTTATATTATCAGGAGATGTTTCACTAGCTCTTGGTTTTCAGTTACGGTGAACGGGGAAATGTGTGGATTGTCGGACAATGTCTAGAGGTATCAAACATGGTTATTTTTTAACCAAGGTTGTTTATTATTGCAGAAGATCTGTTATGGACTGACAACCCCCCATTTcctccatagttgtcaagctGCAGCCAAGGTGACAAGCTGGGCCTTGTGCCAATTTTCACCAGTTATCTTATGTTTCAAGGCTTACCAAGGCCCAGAAGATGAAGAACCATGTTTGGATATGAAACATACCTGGAATATAGCATTCACCTATGATGCATGGCCTCATCTTGGTTCACCTTCATGGCATGACAACTACGTTA
This window encodes:
- the LOC122081717 gene encoding mevalonate kinase, with the translated sequence MEVRTRAPGKIIFSGEHAVVHGSTAIAASIDLYTRVALQISSDSENGEGLLKLQLKDMGLEFLWSIRRIREMLPDLSAPLPSQPMACSSESMESIAVLVEEQSIPEAKVGLASGILAFLWLYTSIQGLKPATIVVTSDLPFGAGLGSSASLCVALSGALLALSDVTNLDLSSQGWLTFGESELDLVNMWAFEAEKIIHGKPSGLDNTVSTFGNMIMFKSGKLTCIKSGMPLRMLITNTKVGRNTKALVAGVSERTSRHPDAMNAVFSAVDYISKELSTIIQSPVHDDLSVTKKEEKIEELMEMNQGLLQCMGVSHASIETVLRTTLKYKLSSKLTGAGGGGCVLTFLPALLSGTVVDKVIVELESCGFQCLIAGIGVKGLEICFGGSS